A segment of the Fusarium oxysporum f. sp. lycopersici 4287 chromosome 4, whole genome shotgun sequence genome:
GAGCGATGATGTTGCAGGCGATGGTGAAGGCGGTGGCAACATAGTATCGACCTGGCTCGGCGATGATCTCGATGTTGCTGTGAGGAGGGAAGAACTCGTCGAGGGCGTCGCCGAGGACAGCAGCCATGGTCTCGAAGGTATCGCCGCTGAAGCCACCACCAACGTCGAGGGTGCGCATGTTGAACCCGAACTCGTGGGCCAGCTGGAAGACGGTGTGGGCGTCGCGCACGGCCTTGTAGAAGGCAAGAGGATCAGAGGCACCAGATCCAACGTGGAAGCTGACGCCAACAACGTTGAGACCAAGATCCTTGGCCAGGGCGAGAAGACCCTCAGTGGTGTCCATGGCGGCACCGAACTTCATGCTGAAGCGGCACAGAGACTCGCTGTCGTCGGTCATGATGCGGAGGAAGAGCTCAGCTCCTGGATAGAGCTTGGCGATCTTGTAGAGCTCATCGGCATTGTCAAAAGTCATCTGTTTGACGCCCACAGACTTGACGTATCGGACATACGAGTTAGTCTTGCAGGGTTGGGCGTAGATGATGCGGTCGGGGCTAAGTCCTGCGGACAGGACCTGCTCAatctcggtcttggaggcACAATCGAAGCCGGTTCCGAGCTCAGATagaagcttgatgatctgAGGATCGGGGTTGCACTTGACGGCTGGTGTTTGTTAGTGTGTATCACAGCATATTGTCGAGATTTGTACTCACCATAGAAGGGCCGGACCCGAGGGAGATTCTTCTTCCAGCGAAGATGCTGGCGGTAGACCTCTCCGAGGTCAGCAACGAAGAAAGTGTCTTCGTCGCCAGGCTCACACATCTCATGGTCAATGGCCTCCACGCGCTGGTGGAGAGCCTGACCGATGAGTTGCTTTGGAGTGATCACGCCATATTGCTCAAGAGGTTCCTGAAGCAGGGGTTTCTTTAATGCGATATGAGGGTGATTGACATTATGATTGTAGGTGTCGAGGACAGCCGTTGCCATAACCATATCCCAAACAGTTGCGGGGGTTCTTTGGGAAGTTGAAAGAGGGATTAAGTCCGTGGACTAGAAAGACGATACTTTATAGAAAAGTATATATAGTAGAGTGAAGCTTGAACGTACGGATTCAGCTGGTGTTAGGGCGGTCGAGAGCGGTAGCAGACTGATCCCTCAGTGGACTGGCGAGGCCTCCTCGACTCTTCCTCGGCAAGAGGAAGAACCTCTGTAAACCTCCTATGCGGCAGCTGACGGGTGTCGAAGAACGACGGGGGAGTGTAGTCGGATCGAGAGTCGTGCAAGACGGAGAGATCGAGGAGCTTATCGTCGAGCAGCAATAGTAGCGGGAGGGGGGATCGCGTTGATGATGTGAGAGGGCTTGCAGAGGCTGAAATCTTTGTCACTGACGAAGCTCACGGCCGGAGGAGCCGTGGTGAAGGCGGTGCCTTTAATAGACCAAAGGCGGGTCGAGTTTGGTGACGAGTTTGAGCAGTTTTCAAGTGCTCAAAGTTGCTAGGTTTTGTTGATAACGGTTTCGTATCAACGGGTGCACGTTGGAGCAGTTGAAGAGTATAAAAATTGTCGTGATGAAACGTGACAAGTTGTcgaagaggagagaaagtGGATGGGGAGATGGGGGGGCCGCCTTTTTATATGGTCGGCTCTAGTCTTGGCCCAAGATAGAAAAAAGAGGTCGATGAGTTTAGTTTGGGCTCTGCTGATTCGAAGAAAATTGTGGAGGTCGCGTTTCCGTTGCAGGTCCTAATTGCATTTGCAGGTCCAAAGAGttccaggtccaggtccaggtccaaGAAAGAATGGAGAGAGAAATTTTTACCCTCCACTGTGACGTTGACGAGAGGGGCAGTAAACTCTGTACGTACCGTGTACTTACAGGGGACTTTGAGAATTCCGTGGCGCAGTAGATGAACTGGCGCCTAATTATTGTTGTATAAAATACCTAAACTCTGTATATACTCCTCTCAACAACCAATGTTGAAAATTCATCGCAATTACAGTCACAATTCGTGGCCTGACCTCGTAAGTAATCGCCAACTGCAACTGGCGGTGGATGAACCATCTCGATTCTAGCTACAGGCCTAAAAAACAAGAACCCCGCGCTAAACCCAAAAGCCCCAGCAGCGGTAGAATATCCCATTGGTCTCAGACACTTCCAGAGTCTCGGGAACAAGACACCACACCTTGGAAAAAATGCAAAAATATGTACCGATACATGCAGTCCGTGCATGTGCATTTCCCAGTATAGAAGCCCGTTACGTTCCGGGTCTTTTCAAAGGTTTTCTTGACCGACAGAGTCACAGTCAAGAGTCTGGCCTGTAAGCGTCATGTCCTTTCCTTGGTATTTAGCATAAAGACCCAATAATTCCCTCAGTAAATAAACAAATCACAATACCACGGACCGCGTAAGGCTGGAGCTTATTCCGCGGTCAGGCACCATTGACCAACCCCTGGCTATCACTTCCCATCGTCATATTCTCCATCAAAAGGACACCGTCAACAAAGCCTTTTTAATGCCTCTCTAGTATTTATCGTATACGAATAGACGAATCGGCATGTTCTTCCGTCCGAGCATCTGTAACAGTCATACAGCATGTCAAAGTTGGTCACTCTGTAACACATCACATGCATGTACTCTGCTCTTTAGTCCAGTAAATCCATCGCTCAAGGACTCCGGCTCTGATAGAACGAGCTACCACCTCTCTTCATCCATCACACCGACTCCCTTCTTCCACAATCTCCCCAGTCTCCAATCATAGAACTCCTCGTGCTTGGTGCTTTCGCTCCGCAGCCTCGAGGGTTTCCACAACAGATGCCAAGGTGAAAGTAGCTTCCAGAAATCAAGATAGacagaaaagaaaaagaagggcTGCATCTGCTCTTGCGTTGCTCTGTGGTCTCTGTACCATTGCATAGGTAAAGAGATGTATCGTATCTGAACGCGTAACGAGGCAAAAAATCCCTCGTGTTCACATAGGGTGGAAAGTTCCGCTGCGATGCAATGTGAGGAGGGTCATTTATGCTTTGTTCATCTGTGTAATTTACACTTCATCGTACACGCCATCATACAGCTGTAACTCCAGCTGCTCATTGCTCATCCAAACCTCTAGCATGCTGATGCTTCCAACTCTAGGTCGTTATTAGCTTCGTAATCGTTTTCTTTTGGCCTTACTCGGCGCCCTTGACATCCATTTCGCGGATCTTCCATTCGCCATCAACCCAGGACTGCTTCTCTCCAAGGAAGGCGACTCTGCCTTCGCCCTTGGCCAGTCCGTCAACGAGGTAACGCTGCGCCACTTCGCGCACTTGGTCCTTGGtaacgtcaagaagctcttcacgcttcttctgcttcatctCCTCAGTGATTCCTGAGAGGAATCGGCCCATACCCTCCTGGTTCACAGATTTGGGGGCATCAACTCCCTGGAACACAGAgatcttggcctcctcaAGGTCACGGTCCGACCACTTCTTATCGACGGCCCATTGCCCAGCACCGCGCATGATGCTCAGTGTGTTTTGAGGGTTAGGGTCACGGTAAGAGTAGAAACCAAAGAGGCCGTCAAGAGGTCGAGAGTAAGCACCTCCACCATATGCGCCACCCTTCTCACGGATTTCGTGATGCAGATGCTTATGTGTAAGAAGCTGTGACAGGATCTGGAGAGGTGCACCCTCCGCTGCTGTGTACGATGTGGTTGGTACTGACAATCCACCATAGTAAACTTGGTAAGGAAGAGGATAGAACGTCTTGCTATCCTTGGGAAGCTGGCGGGGAGAGGGGTTCTTCAGGTCAAGAGGATCGCGGGAGAGGTTGCCCACAAACTTCTGCAGGGAAGCACCATTCTCTGCAACACTCTCTGGGCCGCAGGTAATTGCTGTACGCAGGTTTCCACCAGCAAGTGCAATGCTCTGAATCTGCTTCAGCTTGGAGATaacatcttcaagcttgtcCGTCTCAGGTCGGCTAGCTAAAGAAGTCACCAGCTGCACTTGAGAGAGGCCGGAAACTTGCTGTCGCAGCCACGAGGAACGGGTAAGACCAGACTCAGCACTACCCATCGCGAATCGATGTCCAGTGGATGCAATATCGTTCACAACACCGTCAGCAGATGCCTGAAGCAGCTGTCGAATTCTGAGGGCTGCCTCGGGGCTGTCGAAATCGGTTCCCAAAACGAGCTTCTGGATGATATCGAACATGACAGGAACGTTGCGATCTAGGGCCATACcggtgaagatgaggccTTCACTAGCAGCGTGGAAATCGGTGGGAGATGGTGTGCAGTGGTAACCAACTGAAACGCCACCAGTCTTGAGCTTGATCAGGTCTTCAAGCTGCTCCATGTTCATGTCCTTAGTACCAAGACGCATGATGCTGTCAGTGAACAGAGGGACCAGCTCGCGAAGCTCATCAGGCAAGTTCTCCAATGTGTTGATAGCACGGAAGTATGTCAAGCCGTTCGTAGGAGCCTCGTGCCACTGGATCTTGGTGCCGTTGGCATTCTCGTCTCGCACAACCACAGGCTCCTTGCTTCGGGGAATATCCTTGACGTGGACAGTGGGCAGACAGCCGAGGTCCTCGGTGTTGGTCTTGTTTTGTTCGACCAGCAACTCCTGCTCTTGCTTCTCGAAATGCTTGCGGGCGTTCTCTTTCACTGCCAGCCTCCTTGATAGCTGCCTGGATTCTGGTAGAAAGTCGCTCCTGTTCCTCCCTGGACAAGATCCTCGCCGTAGGTGGTTGAAGGGGGCCATTGTGAACGTCAAAGTGTTATCGTTGAGCAAATACTTATCGATGAGACCCTCCAGGTAGTTACCCTCGGCCATCTTGGTTTGGAAACCATTGATGGTGTCGTTCCAGGCCAACGAGTCAAAGGGGTCCACACCGTTGAACCACTTGGGCTTGAGACGGTTCAGCATAGAAAATCCAAAGTTGGCAGTCTTATGCTTGAGCGATAACTCAAGCTGGTGGAGGGATCCGTCGATCTTGGTTTTGTCAAAGCCCTTCTCTCGGACTTCCCTCAAGATCTGTTGAACGTTCTCCTTGAGCTTAGGAACATCTGCCTCCTGAACACCGGTGAGACCAATAGAGAAAATTCCCTTCTTAGCAGAGCT
Coding sequences within it:
- a CDS encoding ornithine decarboxylase; the encoded protein is MVMATAVLDTYNHNVNHPHIALKKPLLQEPLEQYGVITPKQLIGQALHQRVEAIDHEMCEPGDEDTFFVADLGEVYRQHLRWKKNLPRVRPFYAVKCNPDPQIIKLLSELGTGFDCASKTEIEQVLSAGLSPDRIIYAQPCKTNSYVRYVKSVGVKQMTFDNADELYKIAKLYPGAELFLRIMTDDSESLCRFSMKFGAAMDTTEGLLALAKDLGLNVVGVSFHVGSGASDPLAFYKAVRDAHTVFQLAHEFGFNMRTLDVGGGFSGDTFETMAAVLGDALDEFFPPHSNIEIIAEPGRYYVATAFTIACNIIARRTVEDPTLDGKGYMLYVNDGVYGNFSNIMFDHQQPIAKVLRASGKTLFETTAAHPTPEGEGFEYSVWGPTCDGIDRITESTRFDSILDVGDWLYFEDMGAYTKCSATQFNGFSNAHDVIYVCSEPGAKALLGL
- a CDS encoding mitochondrial presequence protease, whose protein sequence is MLRNAAAGARKAVTELSQFPKPGEKLHGFTLVRSKHVPELELTALHLQHDKTGADYLHIARDDSNNVFSIGFKTNPPDDTGIPHILEHTTLCGSEKYPIRDPFFKMLPRTLSNFMNAFTASDHTFYPFATTNAQDFKNLMSVYLDSTLHPLLKKSDFTQEGWRIGPENPLAEDEASKKLVFKGVVYNEMKGQMSDAGYLYYIRFHDHIFPDINNSGGDPQKITDLTYGQLRKFHAEHYHPSNAKVFTYGDMPLVDHLQQVDAQLQAFEKIQGDKQIHEPVTLSGPKEVTLYGPLDPLVDPDRQYKTSVSWIMGDTTDVLESFSLALLSTLLMDGYGSPLYRGLVEAGMGADWSPNAGYDSSAKKGIFSIGLTGVQEADVPKLKENVQQILREVREKGFDKTKIDGSLHQLELSLKHKTANFGFSMLNRLKPKWFNGVDPFDSLAWNDTINGFQTKMAEGNYLEGLIDKYLLNDNTLTFTMAPFNHLRRGSCPGRNRSDFLPESRQLSRRLAVKENARKHFEKQEQELLVEQNKTNTEDLGCLPTVHVKDIPRSKEPVVVRDENANGTKIQWHEAPTNGLTYFRAINTLENLPDELRELVPLFTDSIMRLGTKDMNMEQLEDLIKLKTGGVSVGYHCTPSPTDFHAASEGLIFTGMALDRNVPVMFDIIQKLVLGTDFDSPEAALRIRQLLQASADGVVNDIASTGHRFAMGSAESGLTRSSWLRQQVSGLSQVQLVTSLASRPETDKLEDVISKLKQIQSIALAGGNLRTAITCGPESVAENGASLQKFVGNLSRDPLDLKNPSPRQLPKDSKTFYPLPYQVYYGGLSVPTTSYTAAEGAPLQILSQLLTHKHLHHEIREKGGAYGGGAYSRPLDGLFGFYSYRDPNPQNTLSIMRGAGQWAVDKKWSDRDLEEAKISVFQGVDAPKSVNQEGMGRFLSGITEEMKQKKREELLDVTKDQVREVAQRYLVDGLAKGEGRVAFLGEKQSWVDGEWKIREMDVKGAE